The sequence GCTGGCAATCGCATGGTCGAAGCTTACCTATCATTTTTCGTTCGACGACTCGGATTCCGGTTACTTTTCGCCGACGGGACGCAGTAGAAACCACCAGCTCAGTGGCTCACCGAGAGCGATTCATACTTTTCACTGCAAGGGGGCAATGGACCCCAACTGGGATGCTAAAAATCGTGTTTGCGTATTTGATGTTGCGGTGAGGGTGAAAGACAGCTTTGGCAACTTTGACGACGCTGAAATTCGACTCGAAATTCTAGCTCAGGAAGACTACTACACCCCCAGCGATACCATCTGTGTATCGGCAACGGAAAACTGGCAAGGGTGTCCTTCGGGTGCGGTTCATATGCTGGATACCCCGGAATATGGCAGTTGGTCTGGCAAGCGCGTGTTGTTTCAGCGGGGCTCCAGCGGGGCCTACTCAAATATTCATATCGGGCATGGAGCTAAAAATGTCACCGTCGATACCTACGGCACGGGCAGCAGGCCCTTGATTTATGCTGTTGAGGTCGGTAGCAACCTGGTAAAAAACAATGCGGTCGCGGAGTTGTACGAACCGTTCACGCGTGACGCCGATGGCTATGTTATCTCGGGATGGGCGTATAACGTTACCGTGACCGGGTTGAGGGTCGGCAAGTTGAGCGGTGGTCATGCTTTGACTTTGGTGACGCTTACTGATCTGGATGCCGACTGGTCGGAAGAACCTAATGACAGTAAATACGGCAAAATCTATTTCTCGTCGCAAGCAAATAATTGCACTAAGGATAAAGACTTCCCTGATTTGGATTGCGATCATATTCATTACCCCTACGGAGTTTTCATTACAGACTCTGTGATTAAAGCGAATTTGTCGAGTTTACCCACGATTAACATTGGCTGTTTTAACGGTTGTGCAATTGTGAACAGTGGCATGGCCGGCGTTGAGGTAAAAAACGCTAGAGAGCACAACTCCCGGGTGATGGGGAGCTGGGGCTTGGTGGTTACTGATTCTTGGTTCAGGGGAAATCACATCGGCGGTTCAGGAGCAAAAGGAAAACTCACTGTTCGGGTACCCGGTTTTGAGAGTAAAGCGCACCTTTTGAACCTTGAGGCTGATCCTGAGAATTATCTGGAGCGGGGGCACATCCGCGGTAAAACTTCCGACCAGATGTATTTGCCGCGTTACGCATCTATCATCAACAACTGGTTTAATGATGAGGATCAAGACCCGCGTAGCGTGGCGGGAGCATTTGTCGGCATAGACAGGTACTACAAATACTCGCAGGTATATGGGAACCTTTTCTTCACAGATCCGTTCAACTTGGAGAAATCATCCTTCAATGTTATCGGCCTGCACGGAGAACATAATTTTAGTATGCACAATAAAGTACCGCCAGAGTTTAGCCCGTGTGCTACCGCGTCGGATTTTGTCGAAAATTACCACGATGCCGCGCTGAACTACGCGATTGCAGAAAACTGGGACGATTATGGCGACGCGACAGGCTCACAGTGCCGTCGC comes from Teredinibacter turnerae and encodes:
- a CDS encoding immunoglobulin-like domain-containing protein gives rise to the protein MEKGDPFVDPGLLSALDGEDGDLLSEVITDNNVNPDVPGIYRVIYSVVDSDANYVTVGRNVTVISAVGKEHDVVASLKVLTRVRGVSPETVYFSAMESSAPSETDLSSGTDALAIAWSKLTYHFSFDDSDSGYFSPTGRSRNHQLSGSPRAIHTFHCKGAMDPNWDAKNRVCVFDVAVRVKDSFGNFDDAEIRLEILAQEDYYTPSDTICVSATENWQGCPSGAVHMLDTPEYGSWSGKRVLFQRGSSGAYSNIHIGHGAKNVTVDTYGTGSRPLIYAVEVGSNLVKNNAVAELYEPFTRDADGYVISGWAYNVTVTGLRVGKLSGGHALTLVTLTDLDADWSEEPNDSKYGKIYFSSQANNCTKDKDFPDLDCDHIHYPYGVFITDSVIKANLSSLPTINIGCFNGCAIVNSGMAGVEVKNAREHNSRVMGSWGLVVTDSWFRGNHIGGSGAKGKLTVRVPGFESKAHLLNLEADPENYLERGHIRGKTSDQMYLPRYASIINNWFNDEDQDPRSVAGAFVGIDRYYKYSQVYGNLFFTDPFNLEKSSFNVIGLHGEHNFSMHNKVPPEFSPCATASDFVENYHDAALNYAIAENWDDYGDATGSQCRRWVLPVVVPGPPGHSASE